The sequence GGAAGGTGGCCGAAGCGGCGGAGGAATACGCCAAGTTTCTGCGCGACACCGGTGAGGAGCGGGCCTGGCTGGAAGAATGGGATCGTGCCGATCTCGCCGCACCCGTACGCAGGAAACGCCGATGAGGCGCGGTAGCGTCTATTGGATCAATCTCGAGCCGGCAGCCCCGCCGGAGCTTGGGAAGGTACGGCCCGGTATCATTGTCTCGAACACTATTCAGAACGAGCGACTGGATTCGGTCGTCGTGGTGCCCCTATCGAGCCGGGCGCCCGAAATCTGGCCCTTGCGGTTGCACGCCGAGCTGCGCGACATGAAGAGCTCGTATGTGGTGATCCCGGGAATTCGCCAGGTTAGCAAGACGCGGCTTCATCAACTGATCGCACAGACTTCGGCAGCACTGATGGCGCGGATAGACGAGGCTCTGGCGATCTACCTCGGCGACTGATCGGGCGTGGACGAGGTGTGGCGGTGTGATCTTGTCCGACCAGCGGACCACTACAACCATCGCCGCACACTCGCCCGGTACTGCCGATACGCCTCGCCAAACTTGGCTTCTAGATAGCGTTCTTCACGCCTGATGACGCCGTAATGCATGACCACTAGGAGGGGAGCGAGCACCAGCATTAGGCCAAGCCCGTTCACCAGTAACCCGAGCCCGAGATAGAGGAGCGTTCGAGCCAGGTACATCGGGTTGCGGGAAAAGCTAAACGGTCCCGTCACTACCAGTGTGGTTGCGGGCAGCGACGGATTCACGTTTGTCCCCGCACTTTCCAACGTTCGGCGGCTCCAGATTGCGAGTGTCGCACCGCAGGAAAGCAGGCTGACGCCTGCCCAGGGCGCGATGTCCAAAGGAAGAACGGACTGTGGAAAGGACCAGTGAAGAAGAGAACCAACCAGGAAGGCGGCGCCGTAGAGAAAAGGTGGAGGCGCGATAACTCCCGGATGGTTATCGGACGGAGGGCTGAGCAAACGCCCTTCGGGAAGCCGCCGCTGATTCGCCAAGCGGTATTGCGCTGAGGTGCTCATTTCCCGCCACCACAACGCAGGAACCGGG comes from Candidatus Binatia bacterium and encodes:
- a CDS encoding type II toxin-antitoxin system PemK/MazF family toxin, whose product is MRRGSVYWINLEPAAPPELGKVRPGIIVSNTIQNERLDSVVVVPLSSRAPEIWPLRLHAELRDMKSSYVVIPGIRQVSKTRLHQLIAQTSAALMARIDEALAIYLGD
- a CDS encoding isoprenylcysteine carboxylmethyltransferase family protein codes for the protein MSTSAQYRLANQRRLPEGRLLSPPSDNHPGVIAPPPFLYGAAFLVGSLLHWSFPQSVLPLDIAPWAGVSLLSCGATLAIWSRRTLESAGTNVNPSLPATTLVVTGPFSFSRNPMYLARTLLYLGLGLLVNGLGLMLVLAPLLVVMHYGVIRREERYLEAKFGEAYRQYRASVRRWL